In Runella sp. SP2, the genomic window AACGGGCAAACTCCTTTCGGCGGCCTCAATTGCCCTGATGGAATCTCCCACCAACATCCAAGTCAAAGGCATTCCCGAAAACCTTTCGTACATCAAGGATTACGGACTAGGGCTTTTTTTGCTTGATATTGAGGGAAAGAAGGGAGTTGGGCACGGGGGCAATGTGCATTGTTTCAACGCAGTTACTTATTATTTCCCCGAACAAAAAGTCAGTATCGCTATTGCGCTCAATAGCTATTCCAGCAAATTAGACGAAGCTTTATACGACCGCGAAACGATTAAATTGGCCTTGTAAAAATAGTTTGCCCCCTGCGTTTTTCCACCTGTTTGGAGAAACGCAGGGATTTTGAAATTACTACTTCGTGTCGTTAAGGCGATTTTTTATCAAATGTTCAAATTTCTCTAAACTGTTATCATCGTACCCCACAAACTTTTCCACAATTTGCCCTTTGTTATCCACAAACAAAGTGGTTGGAATACTACCGTCAAACTGAAACAATTCATTAGCATATATTCGCGTCTTATCCGTCATTACTAGTTGTTTCCAAGGCATTTGTTCCTTGTCAAGAGCTTTGAGCCAATTTTGTTTATCTTCATCCAGTGATACTGATACCATGCTAAAACGAGGGTTACTAGAAAATTGGCTACTAATTTTCTTCAATTGTGGAATTTCTTTTCGGCAAGGACCACACCAAGAAGCCCATAAAATAATCATATTCAAGGAAGAATTTTTGGTCAACACAGGGGAACTTTCACCATTTCTTGTCTCAAAAACTGTATTAAAATCCAATTTTTGAGTATTTCGCTTTACAACATACTCCTTTAAGCCTCGCCAAGTGTCACTTTTTTTTACCTCCTCATCAAATTGGTTTAAAAGGCCAATCATCTGGTCATTACTAAAACTAGAAACTCGCTTTTTTAAATGATTCAAATAATAGTATGAGTAGGGATGTATTTTAATCAGTCGCATCAATTCGCTTATCTTTTTTATTGATGAAAAACCCACAGAATCCTCAAACATAACTTTGGTTTGTTTTCCAACATTAATAGGTGCTAAGATGAATTTAATCTTGTTAGGAAGGTTAATGAGTGTAGGCTTCGTTTCATCTATTTCACCCTCTAATTCTACCCCTTCTTCTAAATAAAAATTGGACAAATGCACTTCCCCATTATTGAATTTCTGTTTAGTTTTATACGTAAATAATCGTTTATAACCTGCGGAATCA contains:
- a CDS encoding TlpA disulfide reductase family protein → MKKIFCYSLLLSLIISCAEPKSSNTVRITGNLKNLPDGTVNAITDVDKVVASSKSKSGHFEFLLPVRENDSPMLIEFQHIDSAGYKRLFTYKTKQKFNNGEVHLSNFYLEEGVELEGEIDETKPTLINLPNKIKFILAPINVGKQTKVMFEDSVGFSSIKKISELMRLIKIHPYSYYYLNHLKKRVSSFSNDQMIGLLNQFDEEVKKSDTWRGLKEYVVKRNTQKLDFNTVFETRNGESSPVLTKNSSLNMIILWASWCGPCRKEIPQLKKISSQFSSNPRFSMVSVSLDEDKQNWLKALDKEQMPWKQLVMTDKTRIYANELFQFDGSIPTTLFVDNKGQIVEKFVGYDDNSLEKFEHLIKNRLNDTK